The following coding sequences are from one Musa acuminata AAA Group cultivar baxijiao chromosome BXJ1-6, Cavendish_Baxijiao_AAA, whole genome shotgun sequence window:
- the LOC103987459 gene encoding calmodulin-binding transcription activator 3 isoform X1 yields the protein MAETRRFSLTPQLDIEQILLEAQHRWLRPAEICEILRNYQKFRIAPEPPNKPPSGSLFLFDRKVLRYFRKDGHNWRKKKDGKTVKEAHERLKAGSIDVLHCYYAHGEENENFQRRSYWMLEEDFMHIVLVHYLEVKVGHKPSYSRTRDVEEVPRVNHMDSPVCSNSITSQSQLPSQGTDVDSPNSAHTSEYEDAESADNHPTSSRYYPFLRMQQYDAGQMMSVQLLDPYVSDPSIDSNRGFQGTHDAEPKSDFYSVTQEDISRVFDETGLGLSFRGSKTQYDLTSWDEVLEHCATSFQMPSFQSSVGFTEPPVVENNNKLESSILGDLYDGNHSTRPDGSGVLDKPAWQLSNPDSESAVTSNINVENGTSVSESVDCPSIVKQPSLDLSIIEGEGLNKYDSFTRWMSKELGEVDDSHMKSNSGVYWSAVGSDNVVEDSSISNHEHLDAYIMSPSLSKDQLFSIIDFSPNWAYTGLETKVLITGTFLKKKEDLGKCRWSCMFGEVEVPAEVVGDGILRCHAPPHKSGRVPFYVTCSNRLACSEVREFEFRGSNAHPVENIGSCIYNTNEMLLHIRLDKLLSLGPIDYQKIDPEIFRKKAHVRSKISSIMMDAADECSSLLKLAEREGCTADYVKDQLLETLLREKLVTWLLHKVAEDGKGPSMWDTEGQGVIHLSAALDYYWAIKPIVTAGVNINFRDVHGWTALHWAAFCGREWTVGTLIAMGAAPGLLTDPSPEFPSGRTPADLASANGHKGIAGFLAESSLTSHLLALTIDTKESDLPEIASLTGIEDDAERSALEVAEGDMQAGLSLKDTLSAVRNASQAAARIYQVFRVQSFHRKKIVEYGDDKSGISDEHALSLISIKSHKSGQYDTPLHAAAIRIQNKFRGWKGRKEFLIIRQRIVKIQAHVRGHQVRKRYRKIVWSVGIVEKAILRWRRKGSGLRGFRSEGLLEGTTMQCQPKKEDDYDFLQEGRRQTEARMQKALARVKSMVQYPEARDQYRRLLAVVTDFQESKAMEESVDNESEENADGDFMVELEEFLEGDTLMPSA from the exons ATGGCGGAGACCAGGCGGTTTTCACTGACCCCTCAACTGG ATATTGAGCAGATACTTCTGGAAGCACAACATCGCTGGTTACGACCTGCTGAAATCTGTGAAATACTTCGGAACTATCAGAAATTTCGTATTGCACCAGAGCCACCGAATAAACCACCAA GTGGATCTCTTTTCCTCTTTGATCGTAAAGTATTGAGATACTTCAGGAAGGATGGCCATAACTGGAGAAAGAAAAAAGATGGAAAGACTGTGAAAGAAGCTCATGAGAGGCTAAAA GCTGGAAGTATTGATGTGCTTCATTGCTATTATGCTCATGGTGAAGAAAATGAGAATTTTCAAAGACGGAGTTATTGGATGCTGGAAGA GGACTTCATGCACATTGTTCTTGTTCACTATCTTGAAGTCAAGGTT GGTCATAAACCGAGTTACAGCCGTACTAGAGATGTTGAAGAAGTTCCCCGAGTTAACCATATGGATAGTCCTGTCTGTTCTAATTCCATCACAAGTCAGAGTCAGCTGCCATCCCAAGGAACAGATGTTGATAGCCCTAACAGTGCACATACATCAGAATATGAAGATGCTGAATCAG cAGATAATCATCCAACAAGTTCCAGATACTACCCTTTCCTTAGGATGCAGCAGTATGATGCTGGACAAATGATGAGTGTTCAGCTCTTGGACCCTTATGTTTCGGATCCTTCCATAGATAGTAACC GTGGTTTTCAGGGAACACATGATGCGGAACCAAAATCAGACTTTTATTCAGTTACTCAAGAGGATATAAGTAGAGTATTTGATGAAACAGGTCTTGGGTTATCATTTAGGGGGTCCAAAACACAGTATGATCTGACATCATGGGATGAAGTCCTGGAGCATTGTGCAACTTCATTTCAGATGCCATCTTTTCAATCATCTGTTGGTTTTACAGAGCCTCCAGTggtggaaaataataataaacttgaatCTTCGATACTTGGAGATTTATATGATGGGAATCACAGCACCAGGCCAGATGGCTCTGGTGTGTTAGACAAGCCAGCATGGCAG CTTTCTAATCCTGACTCCGAGTCAGCTGTTACGTCAAATATTAACGTGGAAAATGGGACATCTGTATCTGAAAGTGTCGATTGCCCTTCCATTGTGAAACAACCATCATTGGACCTTTCGATTATTGAAGGTGAAGGCCTAAACAAGTATGATAGCTTCACAAGGTGGATGAGCAAAGAACTTGGAGAAGTTGATGACTCACATATGAAATCAAATTCTGGGGTATACTGGAGTGCTGTAGGAAGTGATAATGTTGTTGAAGACtctagcatttcaaatcatgaacaTTTAGATGCATATATAATGAGCCCCTCGCTTTCAAAGGACCAGCTTTTCAGTATAATTGATTTCTCTCCAAACTGGGCGTATACTGGTTTGGAGACTAAG GTTTTAATTACTGGGACATTCTTAAAGAAGAAAGAAGACCTTGGCAAATGTAGATGGTCATGCATGTTTGGGGAAGTTGAAGTTCCAGCGGAGGTTGTAGGAGATGGAATTCTTCGCTGCCATGCTCCACCACATAAATCTGGAAGGGTACCTTTTTACGTCACCTGTTCCAACAGATTGGCTTGCAGTGAAGTGAGGGAGTTTGAATTTCGTGGAAGCAATGCTCATCCTGTGGAAAATATAGGTTCCTGCATTTATAACACAAATGAAATGCTACTTCATATACGTCTTGATAAGTTACTTTCTTTGGGTCCAATTGACTACCAAAAAATAGATCCAGAGATATTTAGGAAGAAAGCTCATGTGAGAAGTAAAATTAGTTCAATTATGATGGATGCTGCTGATGAGTGTTCTTCTCTGCTTAAGCTAGCTGAAAGAGAAGGATGCACTGCTGACTATGTAAAGGATCAGTTGCTTGAAACACTATTACGAGAGAAGTTGGTTACTTGGCTTCTACACAAAGTGGCTGAAGATGGTAAAGGCCCCAGCATGTGGGATACTGAGGGGCAGGGCGTGATACATTTATCAGCTGCTCTTGATTACTATTGGGCCATAAAACCAATAGTGACTGCTGGTGTTAATATTAATTTCAGAGATGTACATGGGTGGACAGCCCTTCACTGGGCAGCATTTTGTGGAAG gGAGTGGACAGTTGGTACCCTCATTGCAATGGGTGCAGCACCTGGTTTATTGACAGACCCATCCCCTGAGTTTCCTTCAGGAAGAACACCTGCAGATTTAGCATCAGCAAATGGTCACAAAGGCATTGCTGGTTTCCTGGCAGAGTCATCTTTGACAAGCCATCTTTTGGCCCTCACTATAGACACAAAAGAAAGTGATCTACCAGAAATTGCTAGCTTGACGGGTATTGAAGATGATGCAGAACGGAGTGCTCTTGAGGTTGCTGAGGGAGACATGCAGGCCGGACTTTCACTGAAGGACACATTAAGTGCTGTTCGGAATGCTTCTCAAGCTGCAGCTCGCATTTACCAAGTTTTTAGAGTGCAGTCATTCCACAGAAAGAAGATTGTTGAGTATGGAGATGACAAGTCTGGAATATCAGATGAACATGCACTTTCACTTATATCTATCAAGTCACATAAATCAGGACAATATGATACGCCTCTGCATGCTGCTGCCATTCGTATACAAAACAAGTTCAGAGGATGGAAAGGGAGAAAGGAGTTTTTGATTATTAGGCAACGGATAGTCAAGATCCAG GCTCATGTACGTGGCCATCAAGTGAGGAAACGATATCGAAAAATTGTGTGGTCAGTAGGAATTGTGGAGAAAGCTATATTGCGTTGGAGGCGTAAAGGAAGTGGCTTACGTGGCTTTCGATCTGAAGGTCTTTTGGAGGGCACTACCATGCAATGTCAACCTAAAAAGgaagatgattatgatttcttgcAAGAAGGCAGAAGACAGACAGAAGCTAGAATGCAGAAGGCACTTGCAAGGGTGAAGTCTATGGTTCAATATCCAGAAGCTAGAGATCAGTATCGAAGACTTCTAGCTGTTGTTACAGACTTCCAGGAGTCCAAG gcAATGGAAGAAAGCGTTGACAATGAGTCAGAGGAGAATGCAGATGGGGATTTCATGGTTGAGCTAGAAGAGTTCTTGGAAGGTGACACGCTGATGCCCAGTGCTTGA
- the LOC103987459 gene encoding calmodulin-binding transcription activator 3 isoform X2, translated as MAETRRFSLTPQLDIEQILLEAQHRWLRPAEICEILRNYQKFRIAPEPPNKPPSGSLFLFDRKVLRYFRKDGHNWRKKKDGKTVKEAHERLKAGSIDVLHCYYAHGEENENFQRRSYWMLEEDFMHIVLVHYLEVKGHKPSYSRTRDVEEVPRVNHMDSPVCSNSITSQSQLPSQGTDVDSPNSAHTSEYEDAESADNHPTSSRYYPFLRMQQYDAGQMMSVQLLDPYVSDPSIDSNRGFQGTHDAEPKSDFYSVTQEDISRVFDETGLGLSFRGSKTQYDLTSWDEVLEHCATSFQMPSFQSSVGFTEPPVVENNNKLESSILGDLYDGNHSTRPDGSGVLDKPAWQLSNPDSESAVTSNINVENGTSVSESVDCPSIVKQPSLDLSIIEGEGLNKYDSFTRWMSKELGEVDDSHMKSNSGVYWSAVGSDNVVEDSSISNHEHLDAYIMSPSLSKDQLFSIIDFSPNWAYTGLETKVLITGTFLKKKEDLGKCRWSCMFGEVEVPAEVVGDGILRCHAPPHKSGRVPFYVTCSNRLACSEVREFEFRGSNAHPVENIGSCIYNTNEMLLHIRLDKLLSLGPIDYQKIDPEIFRKKAHVRSKISSIMMDAADECSSLLKLAEREGCTADYVKDQLLETLLREKLVTWLLHKVAEDGKGPSMWDTEGQGVIHLSAALDYYWAIKPIVTAGVNINFRDVHGWTALHWAAFCGREWTVGTLIAMGAAPGLLTDPSPEFPSGRTPADLASANGHKGIAGFLAESSLTSHLLALTIDTKESDLPEIASLTGIEDDAERSALEVAEGDMQAGLSLKDTLSAVRNASQAAARIYQVFRVQSFHRKKIVEYGDDKSGISDEHALSLISIKSHKSGQYDTPLHAAAIRIQNKFRGWKGRKEFLIIRQRIVKIQAHVRGHQVRKRYRKIVWSVGIVEKAILRWRRKGSGLRGFRSEGLLEGTTMQCQPKKEDDYDFLQEGRRQTEARMQKALARVKSMVQYPEARDQYRRLLAVVTDFQESKAMEESVDNESEENADGDFMVELEEFLEGDTLMPSA; from the exons ATGGCGGAGACCAGGCGGTTTTCACTGACCCCTCAACTGG ATATTGAGCAGATACTTCTGGAAGCACAACATCGCTGGTTACGACCTGCTGAAATCTGTGAAATACTTCGGAACTATCAGAAATTTCGTATTGCACCAGAGCCACCGAATAAACCACCAA GTGGATCTCTTTTCCTCTTTGATCGTAAAGTATTGAGATACTTCAGGAAGGATGGCCATAACTGGAGAAAGAAAAAAGATGGAAAGACTGTGAAAGAAGCTCATGAGAGGCTAAAA GCTGGAAGTATTGATGTGCTTCATTGCTATTATGCTCATGGTGAAGAAAATGAGAATTTTCAAAGACGGAGTTATTGGATGCTGGAAGA GGACTTCATGCACATTGTTCTTGTTCACTATCTTGAAGTCAAG GGTCATAAACCGAGTTACAGCCGTACTAGAGATGTTGAAGAAGTTCCCCGAGTTAACCATATGGATAGTCCTGTCTGTTCTAATTCCATCACAAGTCAGAGTCAGCTGCCATCCCAAGGAACAGATGTTGATAGCCCTAACAGTGCACATACATCAGAATATGAAGATGCTGAATCAG cAGATAATCATCCAACAAGTTCCAGATACTACCCTTTCCTTAGGATGCAGCAGTATGATGCTGGACAAATGATGAGTGTTCAGCTCTTGGACCCTTATGTTTCGGATCCTTCCATAGATAGTAACC GTGGTTTTCAGGGAACACATGATGCGGAACCAAAATCAGACTTTTATTCAGTTACTCAAGAGGATATAAGTAGAGTATTTGATGAAACAGGTCTTGGGTTATCATTTAGGGGGTCCAAAACACAGTATGATCTGACATCATGGGATGAAGTCCTGGAGCATTGTGCAACTTCATTTCAGATGCCATCTTTTCAATCATCTGTTGGTTTTACAGAGCCTCCAGTggtggaaaataataataaacttgaatCTTCGATACTTGGAGATTTATATGATGGGAATCACAGCACCAGGCCAGATGGCTCTGGTGTGTTAGACAAGCCAGCATGGCAG CTTTCTAATCCTGACTCCGAGTCAGCTGTTACGTCAAATATTAACGTGGAAAATGGGACATCTGTATCTGAAAGTGTCGATTGCCCTTCCATTGTGAAACAACCATCATTGGACCTTTCGATTATTGAAGGTGAAGGCCTAAACAAGTATGATAGCTTCACAAGGTGGATGAGCAAAGAACTTGGAGAAGTTGATGACTCACATATGAAATCAAATTCTGGGGTATACTGGAGTGCTGTAGGAAGTGATAATGTTGTTGAAGACtctagcatttcaaatcatgaacaTTTAGATGCATATATAATGAGCCCCTCGCTTTCAAAGGACCAGCTTTTCAGTATAATTGATTTCTCTCCAAACTGGGCGTATACTGGTTTGGAGACTAAG GTTTTAATTACTGGGACATTCTTAAAGAAGAAAGAAGACCTTGGCAAATGTAGATGGTCATGCATGTTTGGGGAAGTTGAAGTTCCAGCGGAGGTTGTAGGAGATGGAATTCTTCGCTGCCATGCTCCACCACATAAATCTGGAAGGGTACCTTTTTACGTCACCTGTTCCAACAGATTGGCTTGCAGTGAAGTGAGGGAGTTTGAATTTCGTGGAAGCAATGCTCATCCTGTGGAAAATATAGGTTCCTGCATTTATAACACAAATGAAATGCTACTTCATATACGTCTTGATAAGTTACTTTCTTTGGGTCCAATTGACTACCAAAAAATAGATCCAGAGATATTTAGGAAGAAAGCTCATGTGAGAAGTAAAATTAGTTCAATTATGATGGATGCTGCTGATGAGTGTTCTTCTCTGCTTAAGCTAGCTGAAAGAGAAGGATGCACTGCTGACTATGTAAAGGATCAGTTGCTTGAAACACTATTACGAGAGAAGTTGGTTACTTGGCTTCTACACAAAGTGGCTGAAGATGGTAAAGGCCCCAGCATGTGGGATACTGAGGGGCAGGGCGTGATACATTTATCAGCTGCTCTTGATTACTATTGGGCCATAAAACCAATAGTGACTGCTGGTGTTAATATTAATTTCAGAGATGTACATGGGTGGACAGCCCTTCACTGGGCAGCATTTTGTGGAAG gGAGTGGACAGTTGGTACCCTCATTGCAATGGGTGCAGCACCTGGTTTATTGACAGACCCATCCCCTGAGTTTCCTTCAGGAAGAACACCTGCAGATTTAGCATCAGCAAATGGTCACAAAGGCATTGCTGGTTTCCTGGCAGAGTCATCTTTGACAAGCCATCTTTTGGCCCTCACTATAGACACAAAAGAAAGTGATCTACCAGAAATTGCTAGCTTGACGGGTATTGAAGATGATGCAGAACGGAGTGCTCTTGAGGTTGCTGAGGGAGACATGCAGGCCGGACTTTCACTGAAGGACACATTAAGTGCTGTTCGGAATGCTTCTCAAGCTGCAGCTCGCATTTACCAAGTTTTTAGAGTGCAGTCATTCCACAGAAAGAAGATTGTTGAGTATGGAGATGACAAGTCTGGAATATCAGATGAACATGCACTTTCACTTATATCTATCAAGTCACATAAATCAGGACAATATGATACGCCTCTGCATGCTGCTGCCATTCGTATACAAAACAAGTTCAGAGGATGGAAAGGGAGAAAGGAGTTTTTGATTATTAGGCAACGGATAGTCAAGATCCAG GCTCATGTACGTGGCCATCAAGTGAGGAAACGATATCGAAAAATTGTGTGGTCAGTAGGAATTGTGGAGAAAGCTATATTGCGTTGGAGGCGTAAAGGAAGTGGCTTACGTGGCTTTCGATCTGAAGGTCTTTTGGAGGGCACTACCATGCAATGTCAACCTAAAAAGgaagatgattatgatttcttgcAAGAAGGCAGAAGACAGACAGAAGCTAGAATGCAGAAGGCACTTGCAAGGGTGAAGTCTATGGTTCAATATCCAGAAGCTAGAGATCAGTATCGAAGACTTCTAGCTGTTGTTACAGACTTCCAGGAGTCCAAG gcAATGGAAGAAAGCGTTGACAATGAGTCAGAGGAGAATGCAGATGGGGATTTCATGGTTGAGCTAGAAGAGTTCTTGGAAGGTGACACGCTGATGCCCAGTGCTTGA
- the LOC103987459 gene encoding calmodulin-binding transcription activator 3 isoform X4, which translates to MAETRRFSLTPQLDIEQILLEAQHRWLRPAEICEILRNYQKFRIAPEPPNKPPSGSLFLFDRKVLRYFRKDGHNWRKKKDGKTVKEAHERLKAGSIDVLHCYYAHGEENENFQRRSYWMLEEDFMHIVLVHYLEVKGHKPSYSRTRDVEEVPRVNHMDSPVCSNSITSQSQLPSQGTDVDSPNSAHTSEYEDAESDNHPTSSRYYPFLRMQQYDAGQMMSVQLLDPYVSDPSIDSNRGFQGTHDAEPKSDFYSVTQEDISRVFDETGLGLSFRGSKTQYDLTSWDEVLEHCATSFQMPSFQSSVGFTEPPVVENNNKLESSILGDLYDGNHSTRPDGSGVLDKPAWQLSNPDSESAVTSNINVENGTSVSESVDCPSIVKQPSLDLSIIEGEGLNKYDSFTRWMSKELGEVDDSHMKSNSGVYWSAVGSDNVVEDSSISNHEHLDAYIMSPSLSKDQLFSIIDFSPNWAYTGLETKVLITGTFLKKKEDLGKCRWSCMFGEVEVPAEVVGDGILRCHAPPHKSGRVPFYVTCSNRLACSEVREFEFRGSNAHPVENIGSCIYNTNEMLLHIRLDKLLSLGPIDYQKIDPEIFRKKAHVRSKISSIMMDAADECSSLLKLAEREGCTADYVKDQLLETLLREKLVTWLLHKVAEDGKGPSMWDTEGQGVIHLSAALDYYWAIKPIVTAGVNINFRDVHGWTALHWAAFCGREWTVGTLIAMGAAPGLLTDPSPEFPSGRTPADLASANGHKGIAGFLAESSLTSHLLALTIDTKESDLPEIASLTGIEDDAERSALEVAEGDMQAGLSLKDTLSAVRNASQAAARIYQVFRVQSFHRKKIVEYGDDKSGISDEHALSLISIKSHKSGQYDTPLHAAAIRIQNKFRGWKGRKEFLIIRQRIVKIQAHVRGHQVRKRYRKIVWSVGIVEKAILRWRRKGSGLRGFRSEGLLEGTTMQCQPKKEDDYDFLQEGRRQTEARMQKALARVKSMVQYPEARDQYRRLLAVVTDFQESKAMEESVDNESEENADGDFMVELEEFLEGDTLMPSA; encoded by the exons ATGGCGGAGACCAGGCGGTTTTCACTGACCCCTCAACTGG ATATTGAGCAGATACTTCTGGAAGCACAACATCGCTGGTTACGACCTGCTGAAATCTGTGAAATACTTCGGAACTATCAGAAATTTCGTATTGCACCAGAGCCACCGAATAAACCACCAA GTGGATCTCTTTTCCTCTTTGATCGTAAAGTATTGAGATACTTCAGGAAGGATGGCCATAACTGGAGAAAGAAAAAAGATGGAAAGACTGTGAAAGAAGCTCATGAGAGGCTAAAA GCTGGAAGTATTGATGTGCTTCATTGCTATTATGCTCATGGTGAAGAAAATGAGAATTTTCAAAGACGGAGTTATTGGATGCTGGAAGA GGACTTCATGCACATTGTTCTTGTTCACTATCTTGAAGTCAAG GGTCATAAACCGAGTTACAGCCGTACTAGAGATGTTGAAGAAGTTCCCCGAGTTAACCATATGGATAGTCCTGTCTGTTCTAATTCCATCACAAGTCAGAGTCAGCTGCCATCCCAAGGAACAGATGTTGATAGCCCTAACAGTGCACATACATCAGAATATGAAGATGCTGAATCAG ATAATCATCCAACAAGTTCCAGATACTACCCTTTCCTTAGGATGCAGCAGTATGATGCTGGACAAATGATGAGTGTTCAGCTCTTGGACCCTTATGTTTCGGATCCTTCCATAGATAGTAACC GTGGTTTTCAGGGAACACATGATGCGGAACCAAAATCAGACTTTTATTCAGTTACTCAAGAGGATATAAGTAGAGTATTTGATGAAACAGGTCTTGGGTTATCATTTAGGGGGTCCAAAACACAGTATGATCTGACATCATGGGATGAAGTCCTGGAGCATTGTGCAACTTCATTTCAGATGCCATCTTTTCAATCATCTGTTGGTTTTACAGAGCCTCCAGTggtggaaaataataataaacttgaatCTTCGATACTTGGAGATTTATATGATGGGAATCACAGCACCAGGCCAGATGGCTCTGGTGTGTTAGACAAGCCAGCATGGCAG CTTTCTAATCCTGACTCCGAGTCAGCTGTTACGTCAAATATTAACGTGGAAAATGGGACATCTGTATCTGAAAGTGTCGATTGCCCTTCCATTGTGAAACAACCATCATTGGACCTTTCGATTATTGAAGGTGAAGGCCTAAACAAGTATGATAGCTTCACAAGGTGGATGAGCAAAGAACTTGGAGAAGTTGATGACTCACATATGAAATCAAATTCTGGGGTATACTGGAGTGCTGTAGGAAGTGATAATGTTGTTGAAGACtctagcatttcaaatcatgaacaTTTAGATGCATATATAATGAGCCCCTCGCTTTCAAAGGACCAGCTTTTCAGTATAATTGATTTCTCTCCAAACTGGGCGTATACTGGTTTGGAGACTAAG GTTTTAATTACTGGGACATTCTTAAAGAAGAAAGAAGACCTTGGCAAATGTAGATGGTCATGCATGTTTGGGGAAGTTGAAGTTCCAGCGGAGGTTGTAGGAGATGGAATTCTTCGCTGCCATGCTCCACCACATAAATCTGGAAGGGTACCTTTTTACGTCACCTGTTCCAACAGATTGGCTTGCAGTGAAGTGAGGGAGTTTGAATTTCGTGGAAGCAATGCTCATCCTGTGGAAAATATAGGTTCCTGCATTTATAACACAAATGAAATGCTACTTCATATACGTCTTGATAAGTTACTTTCTTTGGGTCCAATTGACTACCAAAAAATAGATCCAGAGATATTTAGGAAGAAAGCTCATGTGAGAAGTAAAATTAGTTCAATTATGATGGATGCTGCTGATGAGTGTTCTTCTCTGCTTAAGCTAGCTGAAAGAGAAGGATGCACTGCTGACTATGTAAAGGATCAGTTGCTTGAAACACTATTACGAGAGAAGTTGGTTACTTGGCTTCTACACAAAGTGGCTGAAGATGGTAAAGGCCCCAGCATGTGGGATACTGAGGGGCAGGGCGTGATACATTTATCAGCTGCTCTTGATTACTATTGGGCCATAAAACCAATAGTGACTGCTGGTGTTAATATTAATTTCAGAGATGTACATGGGTGGACAGCCCTTCACTGGGCAGCATTTTGTGGAAG gGAGTGGACAGTTGGTACCCTCATTGCAATGGGTGCAGCACCTGGTTTATTGACAGACCCATCCCCTGAGTTTCCTTCAGGAAGAACACCTGCAGATTTAGCATCAGCAAATGGTCACAAAGGCATTGCTGGTTTCCTGGCAGAGTCATCTTTGACAAGCCATCTTTTGGCCCTCACTATAGACACAAAAGAAAGTGATCTACCAGAAATTGCTAGCTTGACGGGTATTGAAGATGATGCAGAACGGAGTGCTCTTGAGGTTGCTGAGGGAGACATGCAGGCCGGACTTTCACTGAAGGACACATTAAGTGCTGTTCGGAATGCTTCTCAAGCTGCAGCTCGCATTTACCAAGTTTTTAGAGTGCAGTCATTCCACAGAAAGAAGATTGTTGAGTATGGAGATGACAAGTCTGGAATATCAGATGAACATGCACTTTCACTTATATCTATCAAGTCACATAAATCAGGACAATATGATACGCCTCTGCATGCTGCTGCCATTCGTATACAAAACAAGTTCAGAGGATGGAAAGGGAGAAAGGAGTTTTTGATTATTAGGCAACGGATAGTCAAGATCCAG GCTCATGTACGTGGCCATCAAGTGAGGAAACGATATCGAAAAATTGTGTGGTCAGTAGGAATTGTGGAGAAAGCTATATTGCGTTGGAGGCGTAAAGGAAGTGGCTTACGTGGCTTTCGATCTGAAGGTCTTTTGGAGGGCACTACCATGCAATGTCAACCTAAAAAGgaagatgattatgatttcttgcAAGAAGGCAGAAGACAGACAGAAGCTAGAATGCAGAAGGCACTTGCAAGGGTGAAGTCTATGGTTCAATATCCAGAAGCTAGAGATCAGTATCGAAGACTTCTAGCTGTTGTTACAGACTTCCAGGAGTCCAAG gcAATGGAAGAAAGCGTTGACAATGAGTCAGAGGAGAATGCAGATGGGGATTTCATGGTTGAGCTAGAAGAGTTCTTGGAAGGTGACACGCTGATGCCCAGTGCTTGA